The following is a genomic window from Acidobacteriota bacterium.
AGATCGACAGCCAGGCGCGGGACGAGATCGACAAGGGGCAGCGCGAGTTCTACCTGCGCCACCAGCTCAAGGCGATCCAGAGCGAACTCGGGGAGGGGAACGAGCTGGTCGAGGAGGTGCGCGCCTACCGGGCGCGCGCGGAGGAGGCGCGCCTCCCGCCCGAGGCGCGGGAGGAGTTCGAACGGCAGGTGCGGCGCCTCGAGCGGATGATGCCGGAGATGGCGGAGGCGGCCACGGTCCGGACCTACCTCGACTGGATGGTGGGCCTCCCCTGGGCGGCCGAGACCAGGGACAACCTCAACCTCCGCGAGGCGCGCAGGATCCTCGACGAGGACCACTACGGGCTCGACCGGGTCAAGGACCGCATCCTCGAGCACCTCGCGGTGCGCAAGCTGAAACAGGACAGCCGGGGCCCCATCCTCTGCTTCGTCGGCCCCCCGGGCACCGGGAAGACGTCGCTCGGCCGCTCGATCGCGCGCGCCCTGGGCCGTTCCTTCTTCCGGATGAGCCTGGGGGGGGTGCGGGACGAGGCGGAGATCCGCGGGCACCGGCGCACCTACATCGGGTCGATGCCGGGGCGCATCATCCAGGGGATCCACACCAGCCGGGCGCGCAACCCGGTCTTCATGATGGACGAGGTCGACAAGCTGGGGATCGATTTCCGCGGCGACCCCTCCTCGGCCCTGCTCGAGGTGCTCGACCCGGAGCAGAACAGCACCTTCCGCGACAACTACCTGGGGGTCCCCTTCGACCTCTCGGGCGTCCTTTTCATCACCACCGCCAACATGGTCGACACCGTCCAGCCCGCCTTCCGGGACCGGATGGAGGTCATCACCCTGCCGGGCTACATGGAAGACGAGAAGATGGAAATCGCCCGGCGCCACCTCGTCCCGCGCCAGATCCGGGAGAACGGGCTCCCCCGCGGCGCCCTCGCCATCCCCGACCCGGCGCTCCGGGAGATCATCCGGGGGTACACGCGCGAGGCGGGGCTGCGCAACCTCGAGCGCGAGATCGCCTCCCTCTGCCGCAAGACGGCGGTGCGGATCGCCACCGGGCGCCGCCAGGGGGTGACCCTGACGCCGGCCTCGGTCCGCCGCTGGCTGGGGCCGGCGAAATACGGCGCGGAGGAGCGGCTCGAGCGCGACAGCGTCGGGATCGCCACCGGGCTCGGCTGGACCCCGGCCG
Proteins encoded in this region:
- the lon gene encoding endopeptidase La, encoding MKQEDQAEIPEVLPVLPVQDAVVFPYTIVPLLVSNDKSIDAIDRALTRRRMLLMVTQHDGSADDPAARDLYEVGTVGVVIRMLKLPDKKVRILVQGIARARVSDWREERPHLEARVQVLEEYVRALTGVPLEALRRQVAASLEKVAALGKNISQEVLVIASNLEDPGRLADLVAGNLSLKPEEAQEILAILDASRRLQRVHEMLTREEELLTVQQEIDSQARDEIDKGQREFYLRHQLKAIQSELGEGNELVEEVRAYRARAEEARLPPEAREEFERQVRRLERMMPEMAEAATVRTYLDWMVGLPWAAETRDNLNLREARRILDEDHYGLDRVKDRILEHLAVRKLKQDSRGPILCFVGPPGTGKTSLGRSIARALGRSFFRMSLGGVRDEAEIRGHRRTYIGSMPGRIIQGIHTSRARNPVFMMDEVDKLGIDFRGDPSSALLEVLDPEQNSTFRDNYLGVPFDLSGVLFITTANMVDTVQPAFRDRMEVITLPGYMEDEKMEIARRHLVPRQIRENGLPRGALAIPDPALREIIRGYTREAGLRNLEREIASLCRKTAVRIATGRRQGVTLTPASVRRWLGPAKYGAEERLERDSVGIATGLGWTPAGGAVLYVEAQAMKGKGGLLLTGQMGGVMQESAHAALSYARAHAAEYGIEDRFFATHDIHIHIPEGAIPKDGPSAGVTLAAALVSVCTGRPVRRSVAMTGEITLRGDVLPVGGVREKILAAHLAHVATVLVPRSNLKDLHEVPKRLRDGIDIVPVRRVKDVLARALV